In Aspergillus luchuensis IFO 4308 DNA, chromosome 1, nearly complete sequence, the following are encoded in one genomic region:
- a CDS encoding uncharacterized protein (COG:S;~EggNog:ENOG410PQ3H;~InterPro:IPR025702;~PFAM:PF13816): MFLASLPPNTPITITITGTNPHTPPSLTTTLTSLFASALSDSLCAHTETLHQHHTTNSTIHLTYWSTENYQKWLTSPAVSAFFSSLNTDSDDSSTPPAGIYHETLTIQPSRIQGATNHPVPSGCMHLGTIDLKPELSGYWGCYPDRIGEKSIKSKITKEDISAAIAESKPDIQEKEEKILPGKQTITHIPDNICFVVEGQDHSAASAEERTYWAEHFDSLSQEWVGQVLSVGLLGGVVSSRGCYNPSVESTLPDSDSTAEEGQQRRRYPLTLGRDVQLLYFVDLQYMETLGRKSAEHVKLRKAFMEAYGPGGVLFGGGLKLWVETAVLRDGDFLGEYWGCVQGTGLLGVKGVLGVE; this comes from the coding sequence atgttcctcgcctccctcccccccaacacccccatcacTATAACCATAACCGGCACAAACCCACACACCCCTCCCAGCCTCACCACTACTCTGACCTCACTCTTCGCGTCCGCCCTATCCGACTCTCTCTGCGCCCATACCGAAAccctccaccagcaccataCCACCAATAGTACCATCCACTTAACCTACTGGAGCACAGAAAACTACCAAAAATGGCTTACCTCCCCAGCCGTCTccgctttcttctcctccctcaacaccGACAGTGATGATAGTAGTACTCCTCCAGCAGGAATCTACCACGAAACCCTAACCATCCAACCCTCCCGCATCCAAGGCGCCACGAACCACCCCGTCCCCTCGGGATGTATGCACCTGGGGACGATAGATCTCAAGCCCGAGTTATCGGGCTATTGGGGGTGTTATCCGGATCGGATTGGGGAGAAGAGTATTAAATCGAAGATTACTAAGGAGGATATCAGTGCTGCTATTGCTGAAAGCAAACCTGATatacaagaaaaagaagagaagattctCCCAGGGAAACAAACCATCACTCACATCCCCGATAACATCTGCTTCGTGGTCGAAGGCCAAGATCActctgctgcatctgcagaGGAACGTACCTACTGGGCTGAACACTTCGATTCCCTGTCGCAGGAGTGGGTGGGCCAGGTGCTGAGTGTGGGATTACTGGGGGGTGTGGTTTCCTCTAGGGGGTGTTATAATCCTTCTGTGGAGAGTACGCTTCCTGATTCTGATTCTACTGCTGAGGAGGGGcagcagaggaggaggtatcCGTTGACGCTGGGACGGGATGTACAGTTGCTTTACTTTGTGGATTTGCAGTATATGGAGAcgttggggaggaagagtgcGGAACATGTTAAGCTTAGGAAGGCGTTTATGGAGGCGTATGGGCCTGGGGGTGTGCTGTTTGGAGGGGGGTTGAAGTTGTGGGTTGAGACGGCGGTgttgagggatggggattTCTTGGGCGAGTATTGGGGATGTGTGCAGGGGACGGGGTTGTTAGGTGTtaagggggtgttgggggttgAGTAG
- a CDS encoding uncharacterized protein (COG:S;~EggNog:ENOG410Q1TH) encodes MSGNAHTSKSANGMGSSLSAGNLSHIPDGSSGSMERFSQSSAAEAPYYARARMGERSDHVSRLSSQLDATEQILKK; translated from the exons ATGTCTGGAAACGCTCATACCTCCAA GTCCGCCAACGGCATGGGCAGCAGCCTCAGTGCAGGAAACCTGAGTCACATCCCggatggcagcagcggcagcatgGAACGCTTTTCGCAGTCATCCGCGGCGGAAGCACCTTACTATGCCCGGGCACGAATGGGAGAACGCTCTGATCATGTGTCGCGTCTCTCAAGCCAGCTCGACGCGACAGAACAGATCTTGAAAAAATGA